Genomic DNA from Coregonus clupeaformis isolate EN_2021a chromosome 26, ASM2061545v1, whole genome shotgun sequence:
taatctcagctcgttacctgtataaaagacacctgggagccagaaatctttctgattgagagggggtcaaatacttatttccctcattaaaatgcaaatcaatttataacatttttgacgtgcatttttctggatttttctgttgttattctgtctctcactgttcaaataaacctagcattaaaattatagactgatcatttctttgtcagtgggcaaatgtacaaaatcagcaggggatcaaatacttttttcccctcactgtatgttctttctaaaataaaataaaaacactcaTCCCCTGCCCCATGGATTATTGACAGTGAAAGTGAAGCTTTGGGAAATTCTTTCTCTAGTCCCCACTGCAAAGGGTACAGTACAGACTACAGGGCTACAAAATGCAGCAACTCATTTTGATGACTCCAAACATTCAGAACTACAGTAGGGGAGAAGCATCCATCTGTCTATATGCCCACTTATCACCTACCCAACCATATACATCCATAGACTTTGAGCAGGGATATAATTATTTTCGCCAAAGCACTTTGGTCTCATTTAAGACATGGAAGTAGGCAATCAGAGCTCATTTAGGGTTAGATGTATGAGCTATGAGATATGTAACCCTCTCAGAGGCCTAATGTCAACAATGCTCCCCATCTAGGAGACAAGTCTACAGGCTACATCACAGATCAAGGCATGGGGTTTTACTTGATCTTCTTTTTGCTCATTCTGCAATGAGTAAGCTAATGAGATACTCGAAAGAAGCCAACCATAACTGATATTTAGACAATTCAGCATCAGCCAACCGATATAAACTGTATCTATAAACTACAGATAACAAACCTGAATGTCAATTTCTGGCTAAATTCATGGGCTCTAAGATCGAAGGAAAATTGCCATTTATAACGGTAAATGCTGCATTGAAGAACGATGCCAAAATCATTGGCTGAAACACCTCAAATCCGATGTTACCCCTTCGCGGTAACAACGTTTGAGATAATGATTTCTGTTTTTATACATTCCATCTGATATCTGGGGATAAGGATCGAAACAATAGTGCGTGAAATGCATAATGCCATCTCTCGGGTCCATGGCAAAATAAGATGTCACAGGTAGGCCCTACGTTATGGAAGTGATGCAGGGATGGACTCAAGAGAGCATGGGGGGTCGGCAACATAGTAAAGATTTACACAATAACGGAGGCGGTGCATtccaggttatatatacacatTGCTATAAGAAGGCGCACGTAAGCATGATATGGAGAACAAAGCATCTATCGTTTATGTAATATGTTATCACAAATATGTCTACTGTATATGGAGACAGTAGCCAACGTAAACGAAAGCTGTAGGGTGAACATCCAATTGACGCAATCATTGAAAATATAATGAAAATGCCAAATAGCCAATTATCGCCGCAATTCGAGCCATGCCAAATAGGTTCACGCATTTCTAATTAAATAACACGACATTGTTCATGTCCAGCGCACAAACACATCTGTGAAGGATGGCGCAATCGTCAGCAGGTCAATGAAAATAAGAGACTGTGACAAGGTCAGCAGCCTATTAAAAATAAAGACACCATTTATGACAAAGAAAATATGCCAGAATAAAGAACAAGCTCCACCACCTTTTAAGTGATCTTGTTTCCCCGCAAATCCGCCTTGAAGTTGCGGGCGCGGCGCCTTGTATCTCCAATCTACAGCTCTTCGACCCTCTTTGTGTTGCTGATGCTGCGGGTGCTCGCGACAGACAAGCACGCATGGCCAAGCTTACAGACCGCTCTGAAGAGAAACAGAGTCCCGCACAGTCGCACGCACGTGAGGCGGGAGGGTGTGGCTGGCGGAGGCTGCGCTTGGCACAAACATCACCCAACGTCTACAAGCGATCTCCTTCCTCTAGGCTACGATGCACTCTCCTGTTTGTCGAAAGTCGTTGCCTAGCCTAGGCCTATATAGTATATGTTCACACAATAGCGTTGGCTATTGATCTAGTATAAATAATGTCTGAATAGGCATAGTATGTCTTTGATTCGATTTTATTCGGAGTGGAGGTGCTTCTTTGTCATTGACAGTCTTCACGGTCTGTCACAGTGAAGTGGCCTATCACATTCTGTCTTTGAAAATGATTAGTATTGAAAATCTCACTTCAATAAGCAATGGACCTCAAATATTGGGCTAAAATCTGATGTATGGGGGACATACGTATTGACACCTTTATTGTTCGTTGGGTGTGGGGCAGGACTGGCATGACTGACTGCTTTGTGCTGTGTGCATCTTGAGCCAGCCCCTGCAAAAGGAATCAGCggaatatatatatgtttttacttGTAATGAGTGGGGTGCTTCAACAATTCATGAAGCATAAAGGCCTCCACAGTTGGAGACTATTCCAATGATTTAGCACCACCCTAAGAAATAGGCCTTAAGTCAAAAAAATCAATAATGTAATGTGCAAAACTGCTGCTGGAAAGACAGACGTTCATAATGCAGTCAGCTAGTTCCAACTGTAGGTAGGCTGGTCTTCCAGTAGGTGTCGGCATATGATACGTAAAGTCCTTCCCCGATCCCTCCCAGACCCAGCAGAACAAAATATACTCCACACAACTACAGCTCCCACAATCCCCTCTGATTTACGCTCTTCTTTTTGCAGGAACAGGAGTAGTTTTGGTAGTAGCAGCCGATATTATGTGTACGTGGTAGTTTAAACTGTTTTCTCCTCAATAAATCAACATATCAGATACCCGACGGACATCATTCAGAGACCGACGATGCCTCCGCGAAACCAAGATTTCGGACTGAAAAAGTCTGGAGGGGCCAGGAGCGGGTCCGTGATAAACTTCAGACAAACTGTTAACTCCGGCTCTTTACGCCGCAGCTCTGCTGTCTTGCCATCGGTGCTGACGTTTGCTGTGATCGTGGCGTCCGGGGGCCTTCTGCTCATGATAGAGAAAGGAATGCTGAATAGTATGGAGACACCACCACCTCGGGGATACAGCAAGAGGTCAGGCTACCTCAGACAAACCCGACATCTTGATCCAGCTGTGGACGCAGAATCCCAGGTAAACGGAAGCCAGTCTGTAAGATTCCCAGTAGCCTACCACTTGATTTGGCGCGATATGATTTGGAAGAATATGACTTTAAAATACCTTAGTTGGCCTACAGATGTATTCATTTCCAAATTACTTATTATTACTCCATTATTCATGTTTTTGTCACAGGATACTTTGTGTAAACAAATAATGTAGGCTATTACTTCAacatcatgtaaaaaaaaaaaaagtacatgtTGCAATCTCGTCATGAAATGTTAGGCCTTGCTTGAGCACTACAGATATTTAATAGAAATCAAATGCTATTTGACCATGAAAATGTCATGGGATGCATTTGCTACATCGTTTACATTTTCTTAGTGGTCTACTCTGATGGAATGCATATCATAACATGCTGTGTAGGAATTAGATTGACTCCAGTgatattgtattattattttgtaaGTCTTACGTAATACTagtttatgtatttttttattttcttttacATCTCCCCCAAACTCCATTCAGATTCTCCAGGAGATCCGTAACCGCACCATCCGGACCATGTGTGGTCAGAAGAACATGCCCCACAGTGTGTGGTCCCTGAGCCCCCTGCAAAGGAAAACCCTGCTGCAGCACATCCTGGTGAACGACGAGCACCGCTTCCTCTACTGCTATGTCCCCAAGGTGGCCTGCTCCAACTGGAAGAGGGTTCTGAAGGTCCTGAGTGGGGCTCTAGAGAATGTGGATGTCAACATTAAGATGAACCACAAGAGTGACCTGCTCTTCCTGTCCTCCCTGAAGCCTGAGGAGATCCGCTACAGGCTGAAACACTACTTCAAGTTCATGTTTGTCAGGGAACCTATGGAACGCCTGCTCTCCGCTTACAGGAACAAGTTTGGGGAGATCAAGGCATACCAGGAGAAGTACGGTGCTGAGATCATCAGGCGCTACAGAAAGGGCCATGCCAAGGATACAGCAGTGGCTGGGGATGATGTGACCTTTGCTGAGTTTGTGCGCTATCTGCTGGATGAGGATGTGGACCGCATGAATGAGCACTGGATGCCCATCTACAACCTGTGCCAGCCATGTGCCGTGTCCTATGACTTCATTGGCTCCTATGAGCATCTGGAGAGTGATGCGGACTATGTGCTACAACGTATTAGTGCACCTCCACATGTCCACTTCCCTGAGAGACAGACGTGGTACAAGCCTGTCACCAAGGAGACGCTGCACTATTACCTGTGCAGTCTGCCTCAGAAGCTTCTCAGGGAACTCCTGCCCAAGTACATTCTAGACTTTTCCCTGTTTACTTACCCCCTCCCCAACACAACCACTGAATACTGCAGACATTAACTGCAAGATGGTATTTTATACttgaaaattattatttttatacagTATCTTGTTACACATTcgccatttattttttattccgAGGGAACAAGCAGTATTTTGATATGTTACTTTTTACATTAGATTTGTTACAGCATTGGGAAACATGAATGTGTTTGAGTATATGCATAAAACCACAAACTTGAAAGGAATTGTATTTTAGAAGGAAAGTGGTAATGTTACTGAATCAAATCAATTAGTTTCCATGCATTCCACTTAAACACTAAGAAATTACTCAACTGTTACTGTCCAATTGCTCTAATAACTGTACAGTCCATCTGGGCTTCAACTAAACATTGACCCAACTGTCAGCTAAGTATTAAAGCCCCGATAACacatttgtatttatattttgtaaATACATTTTCCTCTACACTTTTATGGGCATTTCTTATGGGTAATTTAAAGGCTGTTGTGTTGTCTCTGATGTTAGGTACAGATGAGTGCAGTGAATTAATTTTGTACAAAACTTTATTTGAAGGAATAAGTTATTAATTTAGGCATAATGGGAATAATATGTAACATTAAACACGTAAAAATACCACAGAACACAAAAGCTGAACTAATGAACTACTCTCCTATCAGTGGTCTAATAACAAAGTCCTAACCAAGCTCAGATTCTTATAAATACATTTGGTAAAGGTATCTCAGTCCAATCGCCTATGGATGTCCCAAGTAAAAGCAGAACATGTACAGTACTTCCATCAAGGTACACTTCAATTTGACAATACTATTAGTAGCTCAATTAGTCGATATTCTTCATGGAAAAACATAATATAGACAATCACATTCTTCAAACTATTAGCACTGGAATGATCTTTGGTGAGAGGACGGCATGATTTCAACTTTTATCCAAGTTATTGCATCCTTCatagggaaggaggaggaagctGACATTTTAGACCATTAGAAGCTCTATTTTGTTGGACACATAATAGTTGCCAAGTTGTGTGTGAATAGTTTGTGTGATGCGTCCAAACTGATACCCTTTCAGGCTTCTCACTcacttctccagctccttcatttccctgtctgtcctgtctctacTCCTTAAAGCTCACGATTCTGTGGAGGAAAGGGGAAGTCACAATTACAGGTTTGAATACAATCAGTGTGATCATTAAAGTCTCTGTTTTATAGATGGTAGATTATCGCAGTGATTGCAGAATAATGGATGTAAAAGTAGGAAGTggtgtgatatgtgtgtgtgtgcaaggacGTACGTAGTATTGTGAGTGTAACTCACTTCTCTGGTGACCGGTCGGTGGAGCGCTCTGGAGTTCGCAGGATGGAACGTTCCGGGGAGGGGGGACGGGGACTCAGAGATCTGCTCAGGGGGGAGGAGCTCCGCAGTGAGGAGAAAGACACACCTTGCCTCCGCATCTCCTGCACAGCCCGCTCACTGAGGTAGAGAGACAACAAAGGCATGAGGGACAGATAGCAGCCCACAGCCTTTTCAATTACACTCAAACATTAATTTGGATTATTGAGGTAGGTGACTGATAAGCAGGGCACATAAAGAGTCATTCAGCTCACCGCTCAAAGCGCTCAGTGGTCAGCTGTCTCTTCAGCACGTCCATCTCTGTCTGCAGCTGAGAGACTTTCCCTCGGAGTAGTGAAACCTCCCTTGCATGCCCTGCCctgcacacacaatacacacacggTTAATCATCTTTATTAAATCAGTAAGACTCAAGATTGTGTGTAATCAGTGGGTCTGTGGAGAAGTACATTTGTTGGCTCGAGGATTCTTTAGGACCATCTCTTACGTTTTGCTGTCAGCTAGGGCGAGTCTGTCCCGCAG
This window encodes:
- the LOC121540147 gene encoding carbohydrate sulfotransferase 14-like, with protein sequence MPPRNQDFGLKKSGGARSGSVINFRQTVNSGSLRRSSAVLPSVLTFAVIVASGGLLLMIEKGMLNSMETPPPRGYSKRSGYLRQTRHLDPAVDAESQILQEIRNRTIRTMCGQKNMPHSVWSLSPLQRKTLLQHILVNDEHRFLYCYVPKVACSNWKRVLKVLSGALENVDVNIKMNHKSDLLFLSSLKPEEIRYRLKHYFKFMFVREPMERLLSAYRNKFGEIKAYQEKYGAEIIRRYRKGHAKDTAVAGDDVTFAEFVRYLLDEDVDRMNEHWMPIYNLCQPCAVSYDFIGSYEHLESDADYVLQRISAPPHVHFPERQTWYKPVTKETLHYYLCSLPQKLLRELLPKYILDFSLFTYPLPNTTTEYCRH